CCCGATCGAGATCGCGGCGCAGTTGGGTCGCAAAGGGGCCGACTAGCAAATTCTGGAGCGTGGAAACACCATCTTTGCTCAGATTTTGCCCTGCGCCTAGCTGACTGGGATCGGCATTTTCTGGGATTGCCCAACCAGAGAGAATATTCAAGAGGCCAGAAATTTGATCAGACTGCTTAGGCTGTTCAGACTGGCTTTGGGGTAGATTAGCACTTGGCTTAGGACTGGTCTCAGGTTCAGTTTTTGCCTCTGGCTGAAGTTGTGGGGATTCAGGGGCGGTAGCGATCGACTGGGGCTGATCATCCACCAGCGCATCCAGCAAGCTACTAATATCTTTTCGAGGGGCAGGAGAGGATAGCGGTTCAATCTCTATATCCTCCAAGCTTTCATCATCAAACCCATCCGGCGACAGGTCATCTGTCCAATCTGACAATAACTCCATCAGGCCAGATAATGGGCTATCTGCTGAATCGGTTACTGGTACTTTAATTTGGTTCATCACAAAACCTCATAACAGTGTCTCCACCCACTTGCTTATTATGTGCACAAGGAGACAATATTTAGCCTTAGGCGATCGAAATTTTTTTGATTTTAAAAATTATCTGGTTCCAATTCCCCTGCAACCTGCTTCCATATAGCTAGCCGAAACCAACCCAATCTCGCAGTTTGTCAATAAAACCGGAGCAATATCTATATAACTATCTCTTTGTTCATGTCAGAACTCACATCAGGCAAAGGAGAAACAATTATTTATTAACTAACAATGCTAGTAACAATGTTAGATCCCTGTTAGACCAGGGTTATTGTTGCTTTCCCCCAGCTATCCCCACCGTGTAACCATTACCTATACTCTATTAAATTAATAGGTCTAGATTTAGTTGTCTGTGATCTAGCGCACTATGGTCAAATAATTAATTAACTTTCGTCAATCGCACCCATAACAGAGGATTAGCTAGCTGGATCTGGGTGATTGTTGTATCATTTGCGCGATCGCCTGTTTGAATTTGCTGAATCTGCTCTTAACTTAACCTTACCTTACTTTAGCTAGCTAGCCCTATCCCCGACGAGAACCATGAAAAAACGCACCCTGGTGCTGATCCTCCTGGCCTTTGCCGTATTTGGTTTGACGATCGCCCCCAGTATCATCCCCAGTATCGCCCCCAGTATTACCACAAGTATTGCCACCGATGCTGGTGCATATTCTTCTCCGGCCAGAGTGATTGTTCAACCCAGCGATCAAATTAGCGATCAAATTAGCGATCGAGGGCTTGATCCGGGGCAAGTCAAAATCGCCCAACTGCTTGAATCGGACAATCCCAACAGCACTGACAATGAAGCGGAGTCAGACACGATCACCCCAATTGCCACATCAGCGATCGTACGTTTAGGCAATCAACCAATTTTTGAGATCAAAGTCGCGGCCGGTGCAACCACTGCCGCCGATCGAGCTGAGATCATCAGCGATCGCATTGAAACCCTGGCCAATGATCCATTGATTCCGCTAGGAGCAATCCAGGTGGGCGACCAAGGTGGTGTAACTGTAATTTTTGCTGGGGATGTGGTGCTGGCGCAAATTACCGAAGCCGACGCGATCGCTGCCAATACTACAGTTTTGGAGTTGGCCAATCAATCTGCCAATCAGATCAATCAGGCCGTAGCTAGCTATCGCCAAACAAATAACGTAGGGGCGATCGCCACCGAACCAGGCGCAGGTTGGGCAACGCTGCCACAGCTATTTCAATTTATTAACAATCGCAACCTGAATATTGGCACTACGCAGGCAATTCTCTATGCGGTGATCGCCACGTTTGTTTTTGTGATTGTACGGCTGATTGTTGGTAGCTTTTTTGGCCTGATTATTAACCGGATCGATCGGCAGCGGAGTAGCCAAGCCAGCGGGATCAGAATTAGGGAAATTGAATTCTTTTCTGCCGATCAGCTAATCGACTTTGTCCTGGATATCACCAAGTTTATTCGCTTTGTGGCCAATCTAGGGCTATTCACAATCTATTTGGTTTTTGTATTTAGCCTTTTTCCGATCACCCAAAAATTAGAAGCGCAGTTCTGGCAATATTTATCCCTGGCCTTAAATAATGGCTGGAAAGCCTTCGTTGACTATATCCCGAACCTGTTTAGCATTTTCCTGATTGGCTTTGTTATTTACTATATTCTCAAATTTATTCGGCCAATTTTCCGGCGCTTGGGGGATGGCTCGCTCACGATCGATGGCTTCTATCCAGAATTCGCCCAGCCCACCTATCGCATCATTGAATTACTGGTATTGGCGCTCACTGCGATCGTGATTTTTCCCTACCTACCTGGGTTTGGCTCGCCAGCATTTCGGGCGATCGCCCTGTTTTTGGGTGCCCTGGTTTCGTTTGGTTCCACCACCGCCGTGGCCAATGGCGTAGCGGGAATTATTTTGATTTATACGCGCTCGTTTCAAATTGGCGATCGGATCAAAATTGGCAACGTGACTGGCAATGTGGAAGAAAAAATGTTGTTGGTGACGCGGATTCGCACCTTTGAAAATACGGTGGTCACGATTCCCAATGCCAATCTGCTCTCTGACAATATTGTTAATTACAGCGCCACGATCCGCGATCACAATACGCCAGTGTTGCTCTCGACCACAATCACGATCGGCTATGATGTGCCCTGGCGGGAGCTAGAGCCAGTTTTGGTTGCTGCGGCGCTTGCCACTGAACATGTGCGATCGGAGCCGCGTCCGTTTGTGTTGCAACTTGGTTTGGGGGATTTT
The sequence above is a segment of the Pseudanabaena sp. PCC 7367 genome. Coding sequences within it:
- a CDS encoding mechanosensitive ion channel family protein — encoded protein: MKKRTLVLILLAFAVFGLTIAPSIIPSIAPSITTSIATDAGAYSSPARVIVQPSDQISDQISDRGLDPGQVKIAQLLESDNPNSTDNEAESDTITPIATSAIVRLGNQPIFEIKVAAGATTAADRAEIISDRIETLANDPLIPLGAIQVGDQGGVTVIFAGDVVLAQITEADAIAANTTVLELANQSANQINQAVASYRQTNNVGAIATEPGAGWATLPQLFQFINNRNLNIGTTQAILYAVIATFVFVIVRLIVGSFFGLIINRIDRQRSSQASGIRIREIEFFSADQLIDFVLDITKFIRFVANLGLFTIYLVFVFSLFPITQKLEAQFWQYLSLALNNGWKAFVDYIPNLFSIFLIGFVIYYILKFIRPIFRRLGDGSLTIDGFYPEFAQPTYRIIELLVLALTAIVIFPYLPGFGSPAFRAIALFLGALVSFGSTTAVANGVAGIILIYTRSFQIGDRIKIGNVTGNVEEKMLLVTRIRTFENTVVTIPNANLLSDNIVNYSATIRDHNTPVLLSTTITIGYDVPWRELEPVLVAAALATEHVRSEPRPFVLQLGLGDFSVSYELKVYTDRPTIMELIHSELHRNIQDQCNAAQIEILSPVYSAMRDGNKSTIPSEYLPDDYAEPGFNLHPLGNLFQIDLRMGKNRNGGQSDSSP